From Oscillospiraceae bacterium CM, a single genomic window includes:
- the nifU gene encoding Fe-S cluster assembly scaffold protein NifU: MYSEKVMEHFANPRNVGELEGANAIGQVGNPKCGDIMKIYMKIEDNIIQDVKFKTFGCGAAIATSSMATELVKGKTIEEALQLTNSAVAEALDGLPPAKLHCSVLAEEGIKSAIADYYKRQGIDPEPIVGCSCDCDACHHEH, encoded by the coding sequence ATGTATTCAGAAAAAGTGATGGAACATTTTGCCAACCCGCGCAATGTGGGTGAACTGGAAGGCGCCAATGCCATCGGCCAGGTCGGCAACCCCAAATGCGGCGACATTATGAAGATTTACATGAAGATTGAAGATAACATCATTCAGGATGTTAAGTTCAAGACGTTTGGCTGCGGCGCCGCCATTGCCACGTCATCGATGGCGACGGAGCTTGTCAAAGGGAAGACAATTGAGGAAGCCCTGCAGCTAACGAATTCGGCCGTTGCGGAAGCCCTCGACGGGCTGCCCCCGGCCAAACTGCACTGCTCCGTTCTCGCGGAGGAAGGCATTAAATCAGCCATTGCCGATTATTACAAAAGACAGGGAATTGACCCCGAGCCGATCGTCGGCTGCTCGTGCGACTGCGATGCCTGCCATCACGAGCATTAA
- a CDS encoding ABC transporter ATP-binding protein yields the protein MIEIKDITFSYGDKPIFNAFSLAIGASVCITGPSGCGKSTLLRLIAGLEKPQGGAITGVPEKVTFLFQEDRLLPWATARDNVAAVLPRMKRGSAMSWLAAVELTEQAESLPGALSGGQQRRVALARALAYGGGLLILDEPFKGLDPALTRRIASLIHTVQIPVIATLHQPEEIALLGFDVISLA from the coding sequence ATGATTGAGATTAAAGACATCACCTTTTCCTATGGCGACAAGCCGATCTTTAATGCCTTCAGCCTCGCCATCGGCGCCAGCGTCTGCATCACGGGCCCCTCCGGCTGCGGCAAGTCTACGCTTCTACGCCTGATTGCAGGTTTAGAGAAGCCGCAGGGCGGTGCCATCACAGGCGTGCCGGAGAAAGTTACATTCTTGTTCCAGGAGGACCGTCTGTTGCCGTGGGCAACAGCGCGCGATAATGTAGCTGCGGTGCTGCCGCGTATGAAGCGGGGCAGCGCGATGTCATGGCTTGCCGCCGTCGAGCTCACAGAACAGGCCGAAAGCCTGCCGGGGGCTTTGTCCGGTGGGCAGCAGCGGCGCGTCGCTCTTGCCAGAGCGTTGGCATATGGCGGTGGGCTGCTCATCCTTGACGAGCCGTTTAAAGGATTGGACCCCGCCCTCACAAGGCGAATAGCTTCGCTCATCCATACGGTTCAAATCCCGGTCATCGCAACGCTCCATCAGCCGGAGGAAATTGCGCTACTGGGCTTTGATGTGATCAGCCTGGCATAG
- a CDS encoding methylated-DNA--[protein]-cysteine S-methyltransferase, translating into MRYSFRYETPVGPLDITADGSHIIGVSLTPAKSDVFEETPLIRLAADQLFDYFEGHRRQFDVPLELTGTPFQRAVWASLLQIPYGQTRTYGALARVVGSPAAYRAVGNACHVNPIAIIVPCHRVLGAGGTLTGYAGGLACKRALLALESRFYSDCDIEK; encoded by the coding sequence ATCAGATATTCGTTTCGTTACGAAACACCTGTCGGGCCGCTTGATATCACGGCGGACGGCAGTCATATTATCGGTGTGTCTCTAACGCCTGCTAAATCGGACGTTTTTGAGGAAACGCCGCTGATTCGGCTGGCGGCCGACCAGCTTTTCGATTATTTCGAGGGTCATCGCCGTCAGTTTGATGTGCCGCTTGAACTGACAGGCACGCCGTTTCAGCGCGCCGTCTGGGCTTCCCTTCTGCAAATCCCATACGGGCAAACGCGCACATACGGCGCTCTTGCCCGCGTTGTCGGGTCTCCGGCTGCCTATCGTGCCGTCGGAAATGCCTGCCACGTAAACCCTATAGCCATTATCGTCCCATGCCATCGCGTGCTCGGTGCCGGCGGCACGCTCACGGGTTATGCCGGCGGCCTTGCCTGCAAACGGGCGCTGCTAGCCCTTGAGTCACGTTTTTATTCCGATTGTGATATAGAGAAATAA
- a CDS encoding ABC transporter substrate-binding protein: protein MKRVLSALLVLLTAFALTACSTASPKTSETSNPPLAASVGVLKGPTGIGASYLMEQRDQGKTDIDYTFTTEADPANITSGLINGSLDLAAVPTNVAAVLYNKTQGNVKIIAINTMSVLYLLENGTAIASVSDLRGKTIYATGQGANPEYVLNYILEQNGLKPGVDVTIEYMDSSQLATEIAAGTIDVAMLPVPNATTVLLKNADVRIALDFGKEWSALSGADGSVLTQGCIVARMDTPNIDVIIPQFLSEYQASINFMLDDANLDAAAQLAYKHGMVGSVEIAKAAIPQCHLTYIAGAADMKAALAGYLDILFKADPKSVGGAVPNDNFYYGG, encoded by the coding sequence ATGAAAAGAGTTTTAAGTGCCCTGCTCGTCCTGCTGACGGCGTTCGCGCTGACTGCGTGCTCAACAGCATCTCCCAAGACGTCGGAAACGTCAAACCCGCCACTGGCTGCTTCTGTTGGCGTTTTAAAAGGGCCGACAGGCATTGGCGCGTCTTACCTTATGGAACAGCGTGATCAAGGTAAAACAGATATTGACTACACTTTTACAACAGAAGCCGACCCCGCCAACATCACAAGCGGCTTAATTAACGGCAGCTTGGATCTCGCCGCCGTGCCGACGAATGTGGCCGCCGTCCTCTACAACAAGACGCAGGGCAATGTTAAAATCATTGCCATCAACACCATGAGCGTGCTTTATCTCCTTGAAAACGGCACAGCCATTGCATCTGTCTCAGACCTCCGCGGCAAAACGATCTATGCGACGGGTCAGGGTGCAAACCCAGAATATGTTTTAAATTACATTCTGGAGCAAAACGGCCTTAAGCCGGGTGTTGATGTGACAATTGAGTATATGGACAGCAGCCAGCTGGCAACCGAAATAGCCGCCGGGACGATTGATGTTGCCATGCTGCCCGTCCCGAACGCCACAACCGTTCTCTTAAAAAACGCCGATGTCCGTATTGCCCTTGACTTCGGCAAAGAATGGTCGGCGCTTTCAGGGGCTGACGGCAGCGTCTTGACGCAGGGCTGCATCGTTGCGCGGATGGATACGCCGAATATTGACGTGATCATCCCGCAGTTTTTAAGCGAATATCAGGCTTCCATCAACTTTATGCTCGATGATGCAAATCTGGACGCAGCCGCCCAGTTGGCTTATAAGCATGGTATGGTCGGTAGTGTGGAGATTGCTAAGGCCGCCATTCCGCAGTGCCATCTCACCTATATTGCCGGTGCTGCCGATATGAAGGCTGCTCTTGCCGGCTATCTAGACATCCTGTTTAAGGCCGACCCCAAGTCCGTCGGTGGTGCCGTTCCAAATGACAACTTCTATTACGGGGGTTAA
- a CDS encoding peptidoglycan DD-metalloendopeptidase family protein codes for MKLFEQKTGFSVKIPIVCARSFFNRTLSRRHKTHRAWTMAAVTIFLVLALTVILLNSQVGFAVYFRGEKIGNVKSMADVTAAVTGAENQLEEIYGHDYSLEKAISVTANVGGGTVNQESVQDGILGGIDGLVKLYVLEVNGKAVGASADEATMDGVLNDILMTYATEQTSSVRFVETVDISHRFINEDITQDVSAIKAAIDPKNEAAAYRLTVETTEQTERVEDIPFDVEYKSDDTVYEGNIKVRSPGVCGENVITEKSVYLNGVLQSCQMISTVKTKDPVTELVAVGTAPRPKTASYDKYIWPAEGVMTSGFGPRTGFGSANHQGIDIAGASGSDIVAADGGEVILAEWYFGYGLMVQIRHDNGDLTYYGHCSELLVSKGERVYQGQTIAYMGETGEASGVHCHFEIRVNGVPVNPIACLP; via the coding sequence TTGAAATTGTTTGAGCAAAAGACCGGGTTCTCTGTCAAAATACCAATTGTTTGCGCCCGGTCGTTTTTTAACAGGACCTTATCCCGGCGGCATAAAACACACCGCGCATGGACAATGGCGGCGGTGACGATTTTTCTCGTTCTGGCGCTGACGGTCATTTTGCTGAATTCACAGGTTGGCTTTGCCGTTTATTTTCGCGGCGAAAAAATCGGCAACGTTAAAAGCATGGCCGACGTCACGGCAGCCGTCACCGGTGCTGAAAATCAGCTCGAAGAGATATACGGTCACGACTATTCGCTCGAAAAGGCCATCTCCGTGACGGCCAATGTCGGCGGTGGCACCGTCAATCAGGAAAGTGTGCAGGACGGGATCCTTGGCGGGATTGACGGCCTCGTGAAGTTGTATGTCTTGGAGGTCAACGGCAAAGCCGTGGGCGCGTCTGCCGACGAGGCAACCATGGATGGGGTACTCAATGACATATTAATGACGTACGCAACAGAACAAACATCATCCGTTCGGTTTGTTGAGACGGTTGATATCAGCCACCGATTTATTAATGAAGATATCACGCAGGATGTTTCGGCCATCAAGGCGGCCATCGACCCGAAAAATGAGGCGGCGGCATATAGGCTGACCGTTGAAACAACCGAGCAGACAGAGCGCGTAGAGGATATCCCTTTTGATGTTGAATACAAGAGTGACGATACTGTATATGAAGGCAATATCAAAGTTAGATCGCCCGGTGTCTGCGGTGAAAATGTCATTACGGAAAAATCGGTTTATCTCAACGGCGTTTTGCAGTCCTGCCAGATGATCAGCACGGTCAAGACGAAAGACCCAGTAACGGAGCTCGTGGCGGTTGGAACAGCGCCGCGCCCGAAAACGGCTTCTTATGATAAATATATCTGGCCCGCTGAGGGCGTTATGACATCCGGCTTCGGCCCGCGCACTGGCTTCGGCTCCGCCAATCATCAGGGGATCGATATTGCCGGCGCCAGCGGCTCGGATATTGTCGCTGCCGACGGCGGTGAAGTCATTCTCGCCGAATGGTACTTCGGGTATGGCCTTATGGTGCAGATTCGCCACGACAACGGTGATTTGACGTATTACGGCCATTGCAGCGAGCTTCTCGTTTCGAAAGGCGAGCGCGTTTATCAAGGACAGACGATTGCCTATATGGGCGAAACAGGTGAGGCCAGCGGCGTGCATTGCCATTTTGAAATCCGCGTGAATGGCGTACCGGTCAACCCAATTGCCTGCCTGCCTTAA
- a CDS encoding ABC transporter permease subunit, which produces MTTSITGVKKLLKAAAALLFWLAVWFAASYAIGKALIFPAPADVWVTLLALGVTPGFWESAGHSLLNVFVGFTSGVVLGTFFATLTSWSTLCDTLLSPLIRVIRATPVVSFIILALLWIGKMRVPAFCSALMVIPIVWQSVSASVKDADKNLLEMARQFGFGWLRTLRLVYIPSVRNDWAAACATSMGLAWKSGIAAEVICLARPTIGAELYYSKIYIDTPALFAWTAVVIILSLLLEKVLALLIRKRLAHKTASAVSPSGGRLRKTEHPDD; this is translated from the coding sequence ATGACAACTTCTATTACGGGGGTTAAAAAGCTTCTAAAAGCCGCCGCAGCGCTCCTCTTCTGGCTCGCTGTCTGGTTTGCGGCGTCATACGCCATCGGCAAAGCGCTGATTTTTCCTGCTCCGGCTGACGTTTGGGTGACACTTTTGGCACTTGGCGTTACGCCCGGCTTTTGGGAGAGCGCGGGGCATTCTCTTTTGAATGTTTTTGTCGGCTTTACGAGCGGCGTTGTGCTTGGAACGTTTTTTGCCACGCTGACATCGTGGAGCACATTGTGTGACACACTTTTATCGCCCCTCATCCGCGTCATTCGGGCGACGCCCGTTGTCTCGTTTATTATCCTCGCCCTTTTATGGATCGGCAAAATGCGCGTGCCCGCCTTCTGCTCGGCACTGATGGTAATCCCCATCGTCTGGCAGAGCGTCAGCGCTTCCGTGAAGGATGCGGACAAGAATCTTCTGGAGATGGCGCGCCAGTTTGGCTTTGGATGGCTGCGCACACTGCGCCTTGTCTACATCCCGTCCGTCCGTAACGACTGGGCAGCCGCCTGTGCCACGTCAATGGGCCTTGCCTGGAAGTCTGGTATCGCTGCAGAGGTTATCTGTCTCGCGCGGCCAACGATCGGTGCCGAGCTTTATTACTCCAAAATCTATATTGATACGCCCGCGCTCTTTGCGTGGACGGCTGTTGTTATCATCCTCAGCCTTCTTCTTGAAAAAGTCCTTGCGTTGCTTATCAGGAAGCGACTGGCACATAAAACGGCGTCAGCCGTCAGCCCGTCAGGGGGGCGCCTGCGCAAAACGGAGCATCCTGATGATTGA
- the sigK gene encoding RNA polymerase sporulation sigma factor SigK has protein sequence MLSATFAIFLMSPFLMLRMSEGAGSFPKPLSAAEEQTYIELFMTGDMEARNVLIERNLRLVAHIIKKYYTQTSEQDDLISIGTIGLIKGISTYKPDRRVRLATYASRCIENEILMHFRSLKKTAGDLSLSDSIDTDKDGNSLSLMEVISVEDNMLENLSARETCQQLCQYMNDVLTQREAEIITMRYGLQNKSPKTQREIAIICGISRSYVSRIEKKALEKLRKCFEANS, from the coding sequence ATGCTGTCTGCCACATTCGCGATCTTTTTAATGAGCCCGTTTCTCATGCTGCGCATGTCGGAGGGGGCGGGCTCTTTTCCGAAGCCGCTGTCAGCCGCGGAGGAGCAAACGTATATCGAGCTGTTCATGACAGGCGATATGGAGGCCAGAAACGTCCTGATTGAGCGGAATCTGCGCCTTGTCGCGCACATTATTAAAAAGTATTATACGCAGACGAGCGAGCAGGATGATCTTATCTCCATTGGGACGATCGGGCTGATTAAGGGAATATCAACATATAAGCCCGACAGACGTGTGCGCTTGGCGACTTACGCCAGCCGCTGCATCGAAAATGAAATACTGATGCATTTCAGAAGCCTGAAGAAGACGGCGGGCGACCTGTCCCTCTCTGATTCCATCGACACCGATAAAGACGGTAACAGCCTGTCGCTCATGGAGGTTATCAGTGTCGAGGACAATATGCTGGAGAATTTAAGCGCCAGAGAGACGTGCCAGCAGCTCTGCCAATACATGAACGATGTTCTGACGCAGCGTGAGGCCGAAATTATTACCATGCGTTATGGCCTTCAAAACAAAAGCCCGAAAACACAACGCGAAATAGCCATTATCTGCGGTATCAGCCGGTCGTATGTGTCCAGAATTGAAAAAAAGGCTTTGGAGAAACTGCGAAAATGCTTTGAAGCAAATTCATAA
- the dnaX gene encoding DNA polymerase III subunit gamma/tau has product MYQALYRKWRPKTFDDVVGQEVISETLKRQVVSGRLSHAYLFVGTRGTGKTSCAKILAKAVNCLSPQGGNPCNACAHCVGIDSGSILDVLELDAASNNGVDNVRALREEAVFTPVAAKKRVYIIDEVHMLSTAAFNALLKILEEPPEHLIFILATTEIHKVPATIMSRCQRFSFKRLLPETIAGHLITVAAQENMPLTDDAAHLLARLADGALRDGLSLLDQCASDETIDTERVLSAIGLAGSEETARLLSAVADGDVGSALTQLDSLYHDGKVMSSLLGEMADLLRDILLSGLTTADNTSLFSGLYDVPVLQDFAKRMPTERLLSMLEILRQTQLGMSKSAGGRGAAELCLIRLCDSRLCDDPATLLARLSALEKKLEGTLVPAPAQTPMQPVLAKPVPVQMPSAEPDGQRAAPPMGNGAPVELTIQNKASVADDPAGPLTGDSENVWPAILALIKKEIDIPPFTFLSDPSHVLCDISADAVTIRVKNGFALSMLNVPPITTAIRDAALTTLRRPAAVRVILDEGTQGGTSDKLDTLKRYPNITFE; this is encoded by the coding sequence ATGTACCAAGCTTTATACAGAAAATGGCGCCCCAAAACGTTTGACGACGTTGTCGGCCAAGAGGTCATATCCGAAACGCTCAAGCGTCAGGTTGTCAGTGGGCGCCTGTCGCACGCTTATCTTTTTGTCGGAACGCGCGGCACCGGGAAGACGTCGTGCGCGAAGATACTGGCCAAAGCCGTCAATTGCCTCAGCCCGCAGGGCGGCAACCCCTGCAACGCCTGTGCTCATTGTGTGGGTATCGACAGCGGCAGCATTCTCGACGTGCTGGAACTCGACGCGGCATCCAACAACGGCGTCGACAATGTCCGCGCGCTGCGCGAAGAGGCTGTTTTTACGCCTGTTGCCGCCAAAAAACGCGTTTACATTATTGATGAAGTGCATATGCTGTCTACCGCGGCTTTTAATGCGCTTTTGAAAATTCTTGAGGAGCCACCCGAGCATCTCATTTTCATCCTGGCGACAACGGAAATCCACAAAGTCCCGGCGACGATTATGTCGAGATGCCAGCGATTTTCTTTTAAACGTCTTCTGCCGGAAACGATTGCCGGCCATCTCATAACTGTCGCCGCACAGGAAAATATGCCGTTGACGGATGATGCCGCGCACCTGCTGGCGCGGCTTGCCGACGGTGCCCTGCGGGACGGTTTGTCGCTTCTCGACCAATGCGCATCCGATGAGACAATTGATACGGAAAGAGTTCTCTCCGCCATCGGCTTAGCGGGAAGTGAAGAAACGGCGCGTCTTTTATCCGCCGTGGCAGACGGAGACGTTGGGTCGGCGCTTACCCAGCTCGACAGCCTTTATCACGACGGGAAGGTCATGTCGTCCTTGCTGGGCGAGATGGCCGATCTGCTTCGAGATATCCTTCTGTCCGGCCTCACCACGGCTGACAATACCAGTCTGTTCAGCGGTCTTTATGACGTGCCTGTTCTGCAGGATTTTGCAAAACGCATGCCGACGGAGCGCCTTTTGTCGATGCTGGAAATTCTGCGTCAGACGCAGCTTGGCATGTCAAAGAGTGCCGGCGGGCGCGGTGCCGCCGAGCTCTGCCTCATCCGCCTGTGTGACAGCCGCCTCTGCGACGACCCCGCCACCCTCTTAGCGCGCCTTTCAGCGCTTGAAAAAAAGCTTGAAGGCACTCTTGTCCCCGCGCCCGCTCAAACGCCGATGCAGCCCGTGCTTGCAAAGCCTGTGCCTGTACAAATGCCCTCTGCCGAGCCCGACGGGCAGCGTGCGGCGCCTCCAATGGGAAACGGTGCGCCGGTTGAGTTGACGATTCAAAATAAAGCATCCGTCGCCGATGACCCGGCGGGTCCGCTGACGGGAGATTCAGAAAACGTCTGGCCGGCGATACTGGCTCTGATAAAAAAGGAAATCGATATCCCGCCCTTTACGTTTTTAAGTGATCCGTCACACGTTTTGTGCGACATTTCAGCAGACGCTGTGACCATTCGTGTGAAGAACGGGTTTGCCTTGTCGATGTTAAACGTCCCACCCATCACCACGGCAATCCGGGATGCGGCACTAACAACGCTCAGGCGTCCTGCCGCCGTGCGCGTGATTCTAGATGAGGGCACACAGGGTGGTACGAGCGACAAGCTTGATACATTGAAGCGGTATCCAAACATCACCTTTGAATAA
- a CDS encoding S-layer homology domain-containing protein, which yields MKRLAAAALVLCALFCFSTATAAGPGSSTDPLASLSYLNSTFAPDVNNSSKTLISNSLAPVYDNAARNAQSIYNAALSQLGGYSGYAFTDKIVSLRLPSGTSASFVTGSMVSLVSGKATLTVTKGTVIDVSTGTELKSPAALTSNGRYLCAEDTTATLLATADTVCQIDGYYQTNGTIVQPVLYSDVRSTDWFVTAVSYVSDNGFFSGTTATTFSPQTSMTRGMFVTVLYRLAGKPAVSGGSSFSDVASTTAYYYQAVIWASSRSIVTGYSDGKFHPDDIITREQMAAVMYRYAASSGYDTAPGSSTLYQSFPDVKSVSAYAADAMTWSVNNGLISGSGGKLLPKSTASRAQVAQIVYNFCQNIL from the coding sequence ATGAAACGGCTGGCCGCAGCGGCGCTTGTTTTATGCGCCCTTTTTTGTTTTTCAACGGCGACGGCCGCGGGGCCGGGCTCGTCTACCGACCCGCTCGCGTCTCTCAGTTATTTGAACAGCACGTTCGCGCCCGACGTGAATAACAGCAGCAAGACCCTCATCAGCAACAGCCTTGCCCCCGTCTATGACAATGCCGCGCGCAACGCGCAGTCCATTTACAACGCGGCGCTCTCTCAGCTGGGCGGGTACAGTGGTTATGCATTTACCGATAAAATTGTTTCGCTGCGCCTGCCGTCCGGCACGTCGGCATCATTCGTCACCGGCAGTATGGTGTCACTTGTGTCCGGCAAGGCAACGCTCACCGTTACAAAAGGCACCGTCATCGATGTTTCAACCGGCACAGAGCTCAAATCACCTGCCGCGCTGACGTCAAACGGGCGCTATCTCTGTGCTGAAGATACAACGGCAACGCTGCTTGCCACAGCGGACACTGTCTGCCAGATTGACGGGTACTATCAGACCAACGGCACAATCGTGCAGCCTGTTTTGTACAGCGACGTACGGAGTACAGACTGGTTCGTAACCGCCGTCTCTTATGTCAGCGATAACGGGTTCTTTTCCGGCACAACGGCCACAACATTTTCACCCCAGACATCGATGACGCGCGGTATGTTTGTCACTGTTCTGTATCGCCTGGCCGGGAAACCAGCCGTTTCGGGGGGCTCGTCGTTTTCAGATGTCGCCTCTACCACCGCTTATTATTATCAAGCTGTGATTTGGGCGAGCAGCCGGAGCATCGTCACTGGCTATAGCGATGGCAAATTTCATCCCGATGACATTATAACGCGCGAACAAATGGCCGCCGTCATGTACCGATATGCCGCATCATCCGGCTACGATACGGCACCGGGGAGCAGCACGCTGTATCAGTCGTTTCCCGACGTGAAGAGCGTTTCCGCTTATGCTGCCGACGCGATGACGTGGTCCGTCAACAATGGTCTTATCAGCGGCTCCGGCGGAAAGCTTTTGCCGAAAAGCACTGCCTCGCGCGCGCAGGTCGCCCAAATCGTCTATAACTTCTGCCAGAACATCCTGTAA
- the nifS gene encoding cysteine desulfurase NifS: MRHVYADNAGTTALSKTALDAMMPYLTDGYGNPSAIYSLGREAKKALEASRAKIAAAIGALPEEIYFTGSGTEADNWAIRGVAEAKSKKGRHIISSVIEHHAISHTLAYLEKQGFEITYLPVDTLGRISLDDLKEAIREETILISVMTANNEIGTIEPIEEIGKIAREKGVLFHTDAIQAVGHIAMDVKAMNIDLMSIAGHKFRGPKGVGALYIKKGIALPPLLFGGGQERKKRSSTENVAGAVGMAAALEEAAKNMPGNVERITAMRDRLIEGLLKIPFSRLTGDPIRRLPGTASLVFECVEGEAMVLTLDNAGICASSGSACSSASLDPSHVLLAIGLPHEIAHGSLRLSINETTSDADIDYLLETIPPIITKLRAMSPLWEDKMNGKF, from the coding sequence ATGAGACACGTTTACGCAGACAACGCCGGGACAACGGCGCTGTCGAAAACGGCGCTGGACGCTATGATGCCGTACTTGACGGACGGCTACGGCAACCCCTCCGCCATATACAGCCTCGGCAGAGAGGCAAAAAAAGCGCTTGAAGCATCAAGAGCAAAAATCGCGGCGGCCATTGGCGCGCTGCCGGAAGAAATTTATTTCACGGGCAGCGGCACCGAGGCTGACAACTGGGCGATTCGCGGTGTTGCCGAAGCGAAAAGTAAAAAGGGCAGGCACATCATTTCCTCGGTCATCGAACATCACGCCATATCGCACACGCTGGCATATTTGGAAAAGCAGGGCTTTGAGATCACATACCTGCCGGTGGACACGCTGGGTAGAATCTCATTAGACGATTTGAAAGAAGCCATCCGGGAGGAGACCATTCTCATTTCCGTTATGACGGCCAACAACGAAATCGGTACGATTGAGCCGATTGAAGAAATCGGGAAAATTGCCCGCGAAAAAGGCGTTTTGTTCCATACGGACGCTATTCAGGCTGTCGGCCACATCGCGATGGATGTTAAGGCGATGAATATCGACCTGATGTCGATTGCCGGGCACAAGTTCCGAGGACCCAAGGGCGTCGGCGCTTTATACATTAAAAAAGGCATCGCCCTGCCACCGCTTCTCTTCGGCGGCGGGCAGGAGCGCAAGAAGCGCTCGTCAACCGAAAATGTGGCCGGAGCTGTCGGTATGGCGGCGGCGCTTGAAGAAGCGGCCAAGAATATGCCAGGGAATGTCGAAAGAATCACGGCCATGCGGGACAGGCTTATCGAAGGACTTTTAAAAATTCCGTTTTCGCGCCTGACGGGTGACCCTATCAGAAGGCTGCCGGGCACGGCCTCCCTCGTTTTTGAATGTGTCGAGGGCGAGGCGATGGTGCTGACGTTGGACAATGCCGGAATTTGCGCCTCCTCCGGTTCGGCGTGTTCTTCGGCGTCGCTGGACCCCTCGCACGTGCTTCTGGCGATCGGCTTGCCGCACGAGATTGCGCACGGGTCGCTGCGACTGTCAATCAATGAGACGACATCGGATGCGGATATTGACTACCTGCTCGAGACGATCCCGCCGATTATTACAAAGCTCAGAGCCATGTCGCCTCTTTGGGAGGACAAGATGAATGGCAAGTTTTAA
- a CDS encoding YbaB/EbfC family nucleoid-associated protein, with amino-acid sequence MAKGGFHGGLGGGMNMNMIRQAQKMQADMMKMQAELEEKTYSAQSGGGAVTAVVSGKHELISLKIEPEAVDPDDIDMLSDMVIAAINAAMRQADSVMNENMSKFTGGLNLGF; translated from the coding sequence TTGGCAAAAGGCGGTTTTCACGGCGGCCTCGGCGGCGGCATGAATATGAATATGATCCGGCAGGCGCAAAAAATGCAGGCGGACATGATGAAGATGCAGGCGGAGCTGGAGGAAAAAACATATTCGGCGCAGTCCGGCGGCGGTGCCGTTACGGCTGTCGTCAGCGGCAAGCATGAGCTTATCTCACTTAAAATTGAGCCGGAGGCCGTCGACCCTGACGATATTGATATGCTCTCTGACATGGTCATCGCTGCCATTAATGCGGCAATGCGCCAGGCTGATTCGGTGATGAACGAAAACATGTCAAAGTTCACCGGCGGTCTCAATCTCGGATTCTAA
- the nadA gene encoding quinolinate synthase NadA — translation MASFNDLQNRIRALKKEKNALILAHYYVPIDVQDIADHVCDSFEMAKRAKEAKEQLIIICGVRFMGESAKILSPDKKILIPALDAGCPMADMVTVEDVRRLRAEHPNAAVMCYVNSSAAVKAESDICCTSSSALRIAKAIKQDEIIFVPDVHLAEYTAEKVPEKKFVFHTGFCPTHHRITEHDIIAAKKAHPKAKFAVHPECRREVLSHADFIGSTAEIIKYARETDASEIIIGTEMEIAARLQREMPDKKFYSAASAFVCPNMKKVTLAAVLNCLEQEEYEIQLDQKEADAAHQSLERMVSC, via the coding sequence ATGGCAAGTTTTAATGACCTTCAAAATCGAATACGCGCACTGAAAAAAGAGAAAAATGCGCTCATTTTGGCACATTACTACGTTCCGATTGACGTTCAGGATATTGCCGACCATGTGTGTGACTCGTTTGAAATGGCCAAACGCGCCAAAGAGGCAAAGGAGCAGCTGATTATCATCTGCGGCGTCCGTTTTATGGGAGAGAGCGCCAAAATCCTGTCGCCCGATAAAAAAATTCTGATCCCGGCGCTTGACGCTGGCTGCCCCATGGCGGATATGGTAACGGTTGAGGACGTTCGCCGTCTGCGGGCCGAGCATCCGAACGCTGCCGTCATGTGTTACGTCAACTCCTCGGCGGCTGTCAAGGCGGAATCCGACATTTGCTGCACGTCGTCGTCCGCACTTCGAATTGCCAAGGCGATCAAACAGGATGAAATTATCTTTGTCCCAGATGTGCACCTAGCCGAGTATACGGCCGAAAAGGTGCCGGAGAAGAAATTTGTTTTTCATACGGGCTTTTGCCCGACGCATCACCGTATCACCGAGCACGATATCATCGCTGCGAAAAAGGCGCACCCGAAAGCAAAATTTGCCGTTCATCCGGAATGCCGGCGCGAGGTGCTCAGCCATGCCGATTTTATCGGCAGCACGGCGGAAATCATCAAATATGCCCGTGAGACGGACGCGAGCGAAATCATCATTGGCACAGAGATGGAGATTGCCGCCCGCCTGCAGCGTGAAATGCCGGACAAAAAATTTTATTCGGCAGCGTCGGCATTTGTCTGTCCGAATATGAAAAAAGTGACGCTCGCGGCAGTTTTGAACTGCCTGGAGCAGGAAGAGTACGAAATCCAGCTGGATCAAAAAGAGGCGGACGCGGCACATCAGAGTTTAGAACGCATGGTGTCCTGCTGA